One genomic region from Microcella humidisoli encodes:
- a CDS encoding DUF2130 domain-containing protein → MVVLVRKLAALQAGELLPRIEGVERRRAAGARHPRPQFSSVVVGFLRARHLHLVARTPRPPSINRNNPHREVFPASEPRDARGVVMHEIICPHCGKSFTIDEAGYADILKQVRDGDFEKQLNERLELAERDKKQELKLAQARAEAERAKLLSELEQAKAETTSAVELAEAKLAAKLQDQLAEKAAEVERLKASIQASDQAKQLAVIEATTRVEKERDRLKADLEMAEAQKALGEKALQDKYETQIKDRDDAIERLKDMKARLSTKMVGETLEQHCETEFNRIRATAFPKAYFEKDNDARSGSKGDYIFRDSDDAGTEIVSIMFEMKNENDGTATKKKNEDFLRELDRDRTEKGCEYAVLVSLLEPESELYNSGIVDVSHRYPKMYVVRPQFFIPIITVLRNAALGSLQYKQELALVKAQNVDITHFESDLETFKTGFARNYDLASRKFQEAIAEIDKSIDRLQKAKDALLGSERQLRLANDKAQDVSIKKLTRGNPTMAAKFAALDDGSDS, encoded by the coding sequence GTGGTGGTTCTCGTTAGAAAACTGGCGGCCCTTCAAGCCGGCGAGCTCCTCCCTCGTATTGAGGGCGTTGAGAGACGACGAGCAGCCGGAGCGCGCCACCCCCGGCCACAGTTTTCGAGCGTGGTCGTCGGTTTTCTACGGGCCCGACACCTTCATCTCGTGGCACGAACACCCCGGCCGCCATCGATCAACCGGAACAATCCGCATCGTGAGGTCTTTCCAGCGAGCGAACCGCGTGACGCAAGAGGAGTCGTGATGCACGAGATCATCTGCCCCCACTGCGGCAAGTCCTTCACGATCGACGAGGCCGGATACGCCGACATTCTGAAGCAGGTTCGCGACGGCGACTTCGAGAAGCAGCTGAACGAGCGGCTCGAGCTCGCAGAGCGCGACAAGAAGCAGGAGTTGAAGCTGGCGCAGGCACGCGCCGAGGCCGAGCGGGCGAAGCTGCTCAGCGAGCTCGAACAGGCGAAGGCCGAGACGACATCCGCGGTTGAGTTGGCCGAGGCCAAGCTGGCCGCAAAGCTCCAGGACCAGCTGGCCGAGAAGGCTGCGGAGGTCGAGAGGCTGAAGGCGAGCATCCAGGCGTCAGATCAGGCGAAGCAGCTGGCCGTGATCGAAGCGACCACGCGCGTCGAGAAAGAGCGCGACCGGCTCAAGGCCGACCTTGAGATGGCTGAAGCGCAGAAGGCGCTCGGCGAGAAGGCGCTGCAAGACAAGTACGAGACGCAAATCAAAGATCGCGACGATGCGATCGAGCGACTCAAAGACATGAAGGCGCGGCTGTCGACCAAGATGGTCGGCGAGACGCTCGAGCAGCACTGCGAGACCGAGTTCAACCGCATACGCGCCACGGCGTTTCCGAAGGCGTACTTCGAGAAAGACAACGACGCGCGGTCGGGCAGCAAGGGTGACTACATCTTTCGGGATAGCGATGACGCCGGCACCGAGATCGTGTCGATCATGTTCGAGATGAAGAACGAGAACGATGGCACGGCCACCAAGAAGAAGAACGAAGACTTCTTGCGCGAGCTCGATAGGGACCGTACCGAGAAGGGCTGCGAGTACGCGGTGCTCGTGTCGCTGCTCGAGCCCGAGAGCGAGCTCTACAACAGCGGAATCGTCGACGTCTCGCACCGGTACCCGAAGATGTATGTGGTGCGTCCGCAGTTCTTCATTCCGATCATCACGGTGCTGCGCAATGCGGCGCTGGGGTCGCTGCAGTACAAGCAAGAGTTGGCGTTGGTGAAGGCGCAGAACGTCGACATCACCCATTTCGAGAGCGACCTCGAGACTTTCAAGACCGGATTCGCGCGCAACTACGACCTCGCCTCGCGCAAGTTTCAGGAGGCGATCGCCGAGATCGACAAGTCGATCGACCGGCTTCAGAAGGCGAAGGATGCCCTGCTCGGGTCGGAGCGCCAGTTGCGCCTCGCCAACGACAAGGCGCAAGACGTGAGTATCAAGAAGTTGACGCGGGGGAACCCGACGATGGCGGCGAAGTTCGCTGCGTTGGATGACGGTAGCGACTCGTAG
- a CDS encoding 3'-5' exonuclease produces MPNVQFAKVREPRHDAAVKAKIFTFVQKLTEDDTTAALHIEPMQQAADSRARTGRVDQFWRAVLYRIDTPTAGTTYVYAGTWPHDQAIERARTRALRINPVTGVIEFYEAIGEGGGAQGVPTASPSLPAPAPKKESYLGTNGYLRPELEALLGFDPAVADALYAATSDDELLAISENRENEWERLAILGLAVLDTIDKIRADLRLDHQEDVPDDASDDERLQKGLEHPAAKMQFTFIDNDEELRRVIEGEDFGAWRVFLHPEQREYATKSRNGAFRLTGGAGTGKTVVLLHRARHLHRANVTGRVILTTFNRSLAEALKRDLERLDGSIVRVEKLGEAGVLVRGVDQLAAAVRDQAGAAFWASAEAVYGSPIEPRNPFDGNQETSFWQSAIDSAGQSLPPQLQSPAFFEGEYLHVVLSQSITTREQYFTARRPGRGVALDRRKRADVWTVIEAYRQATSLAGKMSFAELAAVATATLNAGAMDGAPADHLLVDEGQDLSPLHWGLLRALVAEGPDDLFIAEDSHQRIYGQRVVLSRHGIAIRGRSRRLTLNYRTTQQNLGFAMSVLEGGEYLDVEEGQEEVNGYRSSRRGPAPLLVGNPNATAQYETVAATVRGWIEEGVPPQNIAILARTNSRRDAVKTALAERGVTVSAVISGEGQGASPVVMTMHNAKGQEFSRVVLFDVSEGQMPAPWALDQAAPEERDDVLLRERSLLYVAASRARDELVITWGGEPSVLLSGSWS; encoded by the coding sequence ATGCCCAACGTCCAGTTTGCGAAGGTCAGAGAGCCTCGGCACGACGCCGCTGTCAAGGCGAAGATCTTCACCTTCGTGCAGAAACTCACGGAAGACGACACCACGGCGGCTTTGCATATCGAGCCCATGCAACAGGCTGCTGACTCGCGTGCGCGAACAGGCCGCGTTGATCAGTTCTGGCGAGCGGTGCTGTACCGGATTGATACGCCCACGGCTGGGACGACTTATGTGTACGCCGGAACGTGGCCGCACGATCAGGCGATCGAGCGTGCGCGCACCCGCGCGTTGCGCATTAATCCAGTAACCGGCGTCATCGAGTTCTACGAAGCGATTGGAGAAGGCGGCGGGGCGCAAGGCGTCCCAACAGCCTCGCCCTCCTTGCCTGCGCCTGCGCCGAAGAAGGAGTCGTATCTCGGTACGAACGGCTATCTTCGCCCCGAACTCGAGGCCCTCCTCGGCTTCGACCCGGCGGTAGCGGACGCGCTCTACGCGGCGACGTCCGACGACGAGCTTTTGGCGATCAGCGAGAACCGTGAGAACGAGTGGGAGCGCCTCGCGATTCTGGGCCTCGCAGTGCTGGACACGATCGATAAGATCCGTGCCGACCTGAGGCTCGACCATCAGGAGGACGTGCCCGATGACGCCAGCGACGACGAGCGGCTGCAGAAGGGGCTTGAACACCCCGCTGCCAAAATGCAGTTCACCTTTATTGATAACGACGAAGAGCTGCGTCGTGTCATCGAGGGCGAAGACTTCGGCGCATGGCGAGTCTTCCTGCACCCGGAACAGCGCGAGTACGCCACGAAGTCGCGCAACGGCGCGTTCCGCCTGACGGGCGGAGCCGGCACCGGCAAGACCGTCGTCCTTCTTCACCGAGCCCGGCACCTCCACCGAGCCAACGTGACCGGCCGTGTGATTCTGACAACCTTCAACCGTTCGCTCGCCGAGGCGCTCAAGCGCGACCTCGAGCGCCTGGATGGGTCGATCGTGCGCGTCGAGAAGCTGGGCGAGGCGGGCGTGCTGGTGCGTGGTGTCGATCAACTCGCGGCAGCAGTGCGCGACCAAGCGGGAGCTGCCTTCTGGGCGAGCGCGGAGGCTGTATATGGTTCTCCCATCGAGCCGCGCAATCCGTTCGACGGAAACCAGGAGACCTCGTTCTGGCAAAGCGCAATTGACTCGGCTGGTCAGTCGCTTCCGCCGCAGCTTCAGTCACCTGCCTTCTTTGAAGGTGAGTATCTGCACGTCGTCCTTTCACAGTCGATCACTACACGCGAGCAGTACTTCACCGCCCGTCGACCCGGCCGTGGTGTCGCTCTCGACCGTCGGAAGCGTGCGGACGTGTGGACGGTCATCGAGGCGTACCGCCAGGCGACCTCGCTGGCCGGCAAGATGAGCTTCGCGGAGTTGGCGGCGGTCGCCACTGCCACCCTGAATGCGGGAGCCATGGACGGCGCGCCCGCCGACCACCTACTCGTGGATGAGGGTCAGGACTTGTCGCCTCTGCACTGGGGGCTGCTTCGAGCTCTGGTTGCTGAGGGGCCGGACGATCTCTTCATTGCCGAGGACTCGCACCAGCGCATCTACGGCCAGCGTGTCGTGCTGTCGCGTCACGGCATTGCGATTCGTGGTCGGTCGCGCCGCCTGACCCTCAATTACCGCACGACACAGCAGAACCTCGGCTTCGCCATGAGTGTGCTGGAGGGTGGTGAGTACCTCGACGTCGAGGAAGGTCAGGAAGAGGTCAACGGCTATCGATCTTCCCGTCGCGGCCCGGCACCTCTTCTGGTTGGGAATCCCAACGCGACTGCCCAGTACGAGACAGTCGCGGCCACGGTACGCGGCTGGATCGAGGAGGGCGTACCTCCACAGAACATCGCCATCCTCGCGCGCACAAACAGCCGACGAGATGCCGTCAAGACGGCGCTCGCCGAGCGCGGCGTCACCGTCTCGGCCGTCATTTCGGGAGAAGGCCAGGGTGCGAGCCCGGTCGTCATGACGATGCACAACGCGAAGGGCCAAGAGTTCTCCCGCGTCGTGCTCTTCGACGTCTCCGAGGGGCAGATGCCCGCACCGTGGGCTCTCGACCAGGCGGCGCCCGAAGAGCGGGACGACGTGCTGTTGCGAGAGCGCTCGCTGCTCTACGTGGCGGCGAGCCGCGCCCGCGACGAGCTCGTCATAACGTGGGGGGGGGAACCCTCAGTGTTGCTCAGCGGGTCCTGGAGCTAA